The following are encoded together in the Phyllopteryx taeniolatus isolate TA_2022b chromosome 21, UOR_Ptae_1.2, whole genome shotgun sequence genome:
- the kcnk9 gene encoding potassium channel subfamily K member 9 produces MALRTGRTWFGRVLRRVSRLQGSWSRRSSSLLCLSANQEHDPGFSYRSPSRPAGAHLGHRHRSASAAASRRSALGFFPSRRTIPGNTRGHEPLTRRLLVAMKRQNVRTLSLIVCTFTYLLVGAAVFDALESDFEMREKEQLEAEERRLQGKYNISEDDYRKLETIIMEAEPHRAGVQWKFAGSFYFAITVITTIGYGHAAPGTDAGKAFCMFYAVLGIPLTLVMFQSLGERMNTFVKYLLKRIKKCCGMSITDVSMENMVTVGFFSCIGTLCIGAAAFSHYEDWSFFQSYYYCFITLTTIGFGDFVALQKNRALQKKPLYVAFSFMYILVGLTVIGAFLNLVVLRFLTMNSEDERRDAEERASLAGTRNSMIIHIQDESLQRGRGRGGRESRRDEMSDLHSVCSCMHYHSHDLATSGGLMGRLGCAFSHQNSLGSHLNPGHYYHSISYKIEEISPSTLKNSFYPSPISSVSPGLHSFTDKLQLMRRRKSI; encoded by the exons ATGGCACTGCGCACCGGGAGGACTTGGTTCGGACGGGTCTTGCGCAGGGTCTCGCGGCTGCAGGGCTCCTGGTCCAGGCGCTCCAGCAGTCTTTTGTGTCTCTCCGCCAACCAGGAGCACGATCCGGGCTTCTCGTACCGCAGCCCCAGCCGCCCCGCAGGCGCCCACCTCGGCCACCGTCATCGGAGCGCGTCCGCCGCCGCCTCCAGGCGCAGTGCACTCGGCTTCTTCCCTTCTCGTCGCACCATCCCGGGGAACACGAGGGGACATGAGCCCCTCACTCGCCGGCTCCTCGTGGCCATGAAGCGGCAAAACGTGCGGACCTTATCCCTGATCGTTTGCACGTTCACCTACCTGCTGGTGGGGGCCGCCGTCTTCGACGCCCTGGAGTCCGACTTCGAGATGAGGGAGAAGGAGCAGCTAGAAGCCGAGGAGAGGCGCCTCCAGGGGAAGTACAACATCAGCGAGGACGACTACCGCAAGCTGGAGACCATCATCATGGAGGCCGAGCCCCACAGAGCCGGGGTGCAGTGGAAATTCGCCGGTTCCTTTTACTTTGCCATCACGGTCATCACCACCATAG GCTACGGGCACGCGGCGCCAGGAACCGACGCGGGGAAGGCCTTCTGCATGTTCTACGCCGTCCTGGGCATCCCATTGACTCTGGTGATGTTCCAGAGTCTCGGTGAGCGAATGAACACGTTTGTCAAGTACTTGCTGAAGCGCATCAAGAAGTGCTGCGGTATGAGCATCACCGACGTCTCCATGGAGAACATGGTGACCGTGGGCTTCTTCTCGTGCATCGGCACGCTGTGCATTGGCGCCGCTGCCTTCTCGCACTACGAGGACTGGAGCTTCTTTCAGTCGTACTACTACTGCTTCATCACGTTGACCACCATAGGCTTCGGGGACTTTGTGGCCCTGCAGAAGAACAGGGCCCTGCAGAAGAAGCCCCTCTATGTGGCCTTCAGCTTCATGTACATCCTGGTGGGCCTCACGGTCATCGGGGCTTTCCTCAACCTGGTGGTGCTGCGCTTCCTGACTATGAACAGCGAGGACGAGCGGCGGGACGCCGAGGAGAGGGCGTCGCTGGCGGGGACCCGCAACAGCATGATCATCCACATCCAGGACGAGTCGCTGCAGCGagggcgggggagggggggccgCGAGAGCCGCCGCGACGAGATGAGCGacttgcactctgtttgctCCTGCATGCACTACCACTCGCACGACCTGGCCACCTCCGGGGGGCTGATGGGCAGACTGGGGTGTGCCTTCTCCCACCAGAACTCGCTGGGCTCACATCTGAACCCGGGTCACTACTATCACTCCATCTCCTACAAGATCGAGGAGATCTCGCCCAGCACGCTGAAGAACAGCTTCTACCCGTCGCCCATCAGCTCGGTGTCGCCGGGCCTCCACAGCTTCACGGACAAGCTCCAGCTCATGAGGAGGAGAAAGTCCATCTAG